The following are from one region of the Nicotiana tomentosiformis chromosome 7, ASM39032v3, whole genome shotgun sequence genome:
- the LOC104103335 gene encoding uncharacterized protein — MLQQGHLKELLSDKGRNNLARGCKHKGPPKLPSPVRTINIIISGGDDTSIIGMKFTATQKLKRSITPERYDGLEESIIFDESDAKGLTFPHNDAFAITLRILDIDVKRIMVDDGSGACIIHPRVLTQMRLEDKIVAHCII; from the coding sequence ATGCTGCagcagggacacctcaaagagttgtTAAGCGATAAGGGGAGGAACAACTTAGCTAGAGGATGTAAACACAAAGGCCCACCGAAGCTGCCATCACCAGTTCGTACTATCAATATAATCATCAGCGGCGGCGATGACACCTCTATCATCGGCATGAAGTTCACCGCCACTCAGAAGCTCAAGCGGTCTATCACCCCCGAACGGTACGAcggactcgaagaaagtatcatcttcgacgagTCGGATGCCAAAGGTTTGACTTTCCCTCATAATGATGCTTTTGCCATTACTTTACGCATTTTAGATATCGATGTCAAACGTATCATGGTGGATGATGGAAGTGGAGCATgcattatccatcctcgagtCCTCACCCAAATGagactcgaggacaagatagtggCGCATTGCATCATATGA